A region from the Nostoc sp. HK-01 genome encodes:
- a CDS encoding aliphatic sulfonate ABC transporter periplasmic ligand-binding protein, translating into MVNSLKEHRFTHKQTYPTGKILAIAASFVGLLASSCSQQTATNISAKSDTASNTVSTKITEKNNVIRLGYQKGGIIPLARQRGELERQLTTQNIKVEWSGPFDRCATLLSSLNGNRADIGGCGDIPTLSGIAAGQPLCIGSVQRPSPDSLSNAILVRGNSAIRKPADLIGKKVAVNQGGAGEYLLLKVLEKENIPKEKVQRVYLSPNDAAPALYQGSVDAWAVWEPYISLAELEHKARRITTTHPAPTYSIMVVRGDAAKENPVAVKAALTALSEDGEWLNQNSNAASDFLVKELKLSDVVAKQVTKNRGPESYVFPNSEDVAKLQKTADWLLEQKIIPQRVDVATAVCPLGTTASR; encoded by the coding sequence GTGGTCAATTCTTTAAAAGAACACCGCTTTACGCACAAACAGACATATCCTACTGGTAAGATATTGGCGATCGCAGCTTCTTTTGTAGGACTGCTTGCTTCTAGTTGCAGTCAACAAACAGCCACCAATATCTCAGCTAAATCAGATACCGCCTCAAACACGGTGTCTACCAAAATTACAGAGAAAAATAATGTTATTCGCTTGGGATATCAAAAAGGCGGGATTATTCCCCTAGCGCGTCAAAGAGGTGAGCTAGAGCGTCAATTAACAACACAAAATATTAAAGTTGAATGGAGTGGGCCATTTGACCGATGTGCGACGCTTTTAAGTTCTCTCAATGGTAATCGGGCGGATATTGGCGGCTGTGGTGATATTCCTACCCTTTCTGGAATCGCTGCGGGACAACCTCTTTGTATTGGTTCCGTCCAGCGTCCGAGTCCCGATTCTTTAAGTAACGCCATCTTAGTGCGGGGTAATTCTGCTATTCGTAAACCGGCTGATTTAATAGGTAAAAAAGTTGCAGTTAACCAAGGTGGTGCAGGCGAATATCTATTATTAAAAGTTTTGGAAAAAGAAAATATTCCTAAAGAAAAAGTCCAGCGAGTTTACCTATCACCAAATGACGCTGCACCAGCTTTATATCAAGGTTCTGTTGATGCTTGGGCAGTTTGGGAACCGTATATTTCTCTTGCCGAATTAGAGCATAAAGCCAGAAGAATTACTACTACACACCCTGCACCTACCTACAGCATTATGGTTGTGCGTGGTGATGCAGCAAAAGAAAATCCTGTAGCGGTGAAAGCTGCTCTGACTGCTTTGAGTGAGGATGGTGAATGGCTAAATCAAAATAGTAATGCAGCATCAGATTTTTTGGTCAAAGAGTTAAAACTTTCTGATGTTGTAGCCAAGCAAGTTACTAAAAATCGTGGCCCTGAATCTTACGTATTTCCGAATAGTGAAGATGTCGCCAAACTTCAGAAAACTGCTGACTGGTTACTAGAACAAAAAATTATTCCACAACGGGTAGATGTTGCTACAGCAGTGTGTCCGTTGGGAACTACTGCTTCTAGGTAG
- a CDS encoding glutathione S-transferase domain-containing protein, which produces MIELYYWTTPNGHKITMFLEEAELPYKIVPINIGAGEQFQPDFLKISPNNRIPAIVDHEPVGGGAPVSVFESGAILLYLAEKTGKLIPAELRKRVEVLQWLFWQMGGLGPMAGQNHHFSNYAPEKIEYAINRYVNETGRLYAVLNKQLTNREFIAGDYSIADIAAYPWIVPYERQGQKLEDFPNIQRWFEAIKARPATIRAYEKAEAFKNQALDVEKSRNLLFNQSANTVTH; this is translated from the coding sequence ATGATTGAGCTTTACTATTGGACAACGCCCAACGGTCATAAAATCACGATGTTTCTGGAAGAGGCTGAATTACCTTACAAAATTGTGCCTATTAATATTGGCGCAGGAGAGCAATTTCAACCAGACTTTCTCAAGATTTCTCCTAACAATCGTATCCCGGCGATCGTTGACCATGAACCAGTAGGTGGGGGTGCGCCAGTCTCAGTTTTTGAATCTGGAGCAATTTTGTTGTATTTAGCCGAAAAAACCGGGAAATTAATTCCTGCTGAACTCAGAAAACGGGTAGAAGTACTGCAATGGTTGTTTTGGCAAATGGGGGGTTTGGGGCCAATGGCGGGACAGAATCACCACTTTAGCAACTATGCTCCTGAAAAAATTGAATATGCAATTAACCGCTATGTCAACGAAACGGGGCGCTTATATGCAGTATTAAACAAGCAACTGACAAATAGAGAATTCATTGCTGGTGATTATTCTATTGCAGATATCGCCGCTTATCCTTGGATTGTGCCTTATGAACGCCAAGGTCAAAAATTAGAAGATTTTCCCAATATTCAGCGCTGGTTTGAAGCAATTAAAGCTCGTCCTGCAACAATTCGGGCCTACGAGAAAGCCGAAGCATTCAAAAATCAAGCTTTAGATGTGGAAAAATCTCGAAATTTGTTGTTTAACCAATCAGCAAATACAGTTACACATTAA
- a CDS encoding acyl-CoA dehydrogenase type 2, translating into MPVELGRRKGYRGKNEQKLFLPSILAPYTLTPPNPGVKSQMSKPPVLEASATATTKFLPNLFELVDSLAADFATRAATHDRDSSFPFKNFDTLHKAKLLSLTIPVEFGGLAVGYTTACKVIEKIASGDASTALVLTMHYLQHANAARHRRWHPAVYEKLCRESVEGIALLNAARVEPELGTPARGGLPATIAKRTLDGWSITGHKQYTTGSPILRYFVVWARTNDDEPQVGSFLVPRDIPGVKIAETWDHLGMRATGSHDLILADVCIPPEYALDVRPAKAWSQPDPLMLAAGSLLLSALYQGVATAARDWLVEYLNERSPTNLGASLATLPNFQTAVGEIEALLYANHRLIYSLAADIDRGEHHTNVNLSAQTVKYLATSNAIKAVEIGLQLIGNPGLSKKNPLERHYRDVLCSRIHTPQNDVICSALGRSALKIKKLANVH; encoded by the coding sequence ATGCCAGTAGAACTAGGGCGTAGGAAGGGGTATAGGGGAAAGAATGAACAGAAATTATTTCTCCCTTCAATCCTGGCACCCTACACCCTTACCCCTCCCAATCCAGGAGTCAAAAGCCAAATGTCAAAACCACCTGTGTTAGAAGCATCCGCCACCGCAACAACAAAATTCTTACCTAATCTATTTGAGCTTGTAGATTCTCTGGCTGCGGATTTTGCCACCCGCGCCGCCACCCACGACCGCGATAGTTCCTTTCCCTTTAAAAACTTTGATACCCTGCACAAAGCAAAATTATTAAGTCTGACTATACCAGTAGAATTTGGTGGGCTGGCTGTAGGATATACCACAGCCTGTAAGGTGATTGAAAAAATAGCCAGTGGAGATGCTTCTACGGCTTTGGTGTTGACAATGCACTACTTACAACACGCAAACGCCGCCCGACACCGACGCTGGCATCCGGCTGTTTATGAAAAGTTGTGTCGGGAATCTGTGGAAGGGATTGCTTTGCTGAATGCTGCCCGTGTCGAACCAGAATTAGGTACACCAGCCAGAGGTGGATTACCTGCAACGATCGCCAAACGCACATTAGATGGTTGGTCAATCACTGGTCACAAACAATACACCACGGGCAGTCCGATTTTACGTTACTTCGTAGTTTGGGCGCGGACAAATGACGATGAACCCCAAGTCGGGAGTTTTTTAGTTCCCCGTGACATTCCAGGGGTGAAGATTGCAGAAACTTGGGATCATTTAGGAATGCGGGCAACAGGGAGCCACGACTTAATTTTAGCAGATGTCTGCATTCCCCCGGAGTACGCCTTAGATGTCCGTCCGGCAAAGGCTTGGTCACAACCTGATCCCTTAATGCTGGCAGCTGGTAGTTTACTGTTAAGTGCGTTGTATCAAGGAGTAGCAACAGCCGCACGAGATTGGTTGGTTGAATATTTGAATGAGCGGTCGCCTACTAATTTAGGTGCAAGTTTAGCAACTTTACCCAATTTTCAAACCGCCGTTGGTGAAATCGAAGCATTACTATACGCCAACCATCGATTAATTTACAGTCTGGCAGCAGATATTGATAGAGGGGAACACCATACGAATGTGAATTTGTCAGCACAAACAGTTAAATATTTAGCTACAAGTAATGCTATTAAGGCTGTAGAAATTGGGTTACAACTAATAGGAAATCCTGGTTTATCTAAAAAAAATCCTCTAGAAAGACATTATCGAGATGTGCTGTGTAGCCGAATTCATACACCCCAAAATGATGTAATTTGTTCGGCTTTAGGGAGGTCAGCGTTAAAAATTAAAAAATTGGCAAATGTTCATTAA
- a CDS encoding thioredoxin, with the protein MSSVTNVTEATFKPEVLDSEVPVLVDFWAPWCGPCRMVGPVVDEVATEYEGQVKVVKVNTDQNPTVASHYGIRTIPTLMIFKGGRQVDTVVGAVPKSTLTKTLAQHISQQ; encoded by the coding sequence ATGTCATCTGTTACAAATGTCACAGAAGCCACTTTCAAGCCAGAAGTTTTAGACAGTGAGGTACCAGTTTTAGTAGATTTTTGGGCCCCTTGGTGCGGCCCTTGTCGAATGGTCGGGCCAGTTGTTGATGAAGTTGCCACCGAATACGAAGGACAGGTAAAAGTAGTGAAGGTGAACACAGATCAAAATCCCACTGTCGCCAGCCATTACGGAATTCGCACTATACCTACACTTATGATATTTAAGGGTGGGCGACAAGTGGATACGGTTGTCGGTGCAGTGCCAAAATCTACATTAACTAAGACTTTAGCACAGCATATTTCACAGCAGTAA
- a CDS encoding transcriptional regulator, with protein MRFLYHPDKKDISLSAVLYALGDPVRLEIVRLLATKGEQCCADFDFAIAKSTMSNHFKILRESGVVLTHKEGTQHINQLRREDLEMLFPGLLEAVLRSAQPLFLCQKSMVNSQ; from the coding sequence ATGAGATTTTTATATCACCCAGACAAAAAAGATATATCACTATCAGCGGTATTGTATGCGTTAGGCGACCCAGTGCGGCTAGAGATTGTGCGGTTGTTAGCAACCAAAGGGGAGCAATGCTGTGCCGATTTTGATTTTGCGATCGCCAAGTCTACCATGTCCAACCACTTTAAGATTTTGAGAGAGTCGGGTGTAGTCTTGACTCATAAAGAAGGAACCCAGCACATCAATCAATTGCGGCGCGAAGATTTAGAAATGCTGTTTCCTGGTTTATTAGAAGCAGTATTGCGATCGGCACAACCGTTGTTTTTGTGTCAAAAGTCAATGGTTAATAGTCAATAG
- a CDS encoding nitroreductase — MNPITQTKALDVPTAILQRRSIKTFKTDPIEPELLKQLVELTVAAPSSFNIQDWRIILIQDEAQKAALAAASWNQKQVIEAPVTFVFAADFTAGEKDLTPILDQGLQTGAWNEGTVNYFRNSIPQFQAGLGDKRREYAIKDAIIASTHLVLAAESLGLSTCFMNGWIEDKVKEVIGATDDPNLAIAVIVPVGYAAEPRLNPGRLPFSYNVFVDKVGNPYQG; from the coding sequence ATGAATCCAATTACTCAAACAAAAGCTCTTGATGTACCTACCGCTATTCTTCAGCGTCGTTCTATCAAAACTTTTAAAACAGACCCCATCGAGCCAGAATTACTCAAACAACTAGTAGAGTTAACTGTAGCAGCACCCAGCAGCTTTAACATCCAAGACTGGCGGATTATTCTGATTCAAGATGAGGCGCAAAAAGCAGCCTTAGCCGCAGCCTCCTGGAATCAAAAGCAAGTTATCGAAGCACCGGTAACTTTTGTATTCGCAGCTGATTTTACAGCTGGTGAAAAAGATTTGACTCCAATTTTAGACCAGGGATTGCAAACTGGCGCTTGGAATGAAGGTACAGTCAACTACTTTAGAAATTCCATTCCCCAATTCCAAGCAGGTTTAGGAGACAAACGCCGGGAATATGCCATCAAAGATGCCATTATTGCTTCTACCCATTTAGTATTAGCAGCCGAAAGCTTGGGGTTATCCACCTGCTTTATGAATGGCTGGATTGAAGACAAAGTTAAAGAAGTAATTGGTGCAACAGATGATCCAAATTTAGCGATCGCTGTTATCGTTCCTGTAGGTTATGCCGCCGAACCACGCTTAAATCCCGGCCGCTTACCATTTTCTTACAACGTATTTGTAGATAAAGTCGGTAATCCATACCAAGGTTAA
- a CDS encoding class II aldolase/adducin family protein, whose translation MPNFTRPQPPVFERVEEERLYRKQRLAAAFRLFGRFGFSEGIAGHITARDPEFTDHFWVNPLGKYFGHIRVSDLLLVDREGEVVKGDAPVNRAAFAIHSQVHEARPDIVAAAHAHSLHGKSWSSLGRLLDPLTQDACAFYQDHVLFNDYKGVVLDTSEGRRIAETLGDKKAVILRNHGFLTVGQTVDEAAFWYISFERSAQAQLLAEAAGKPLPIDHETAAFTHGQVGTHSGGWFSFQPLYDRIVREEPDLLE comes from the coding sequence ATGCCAAATTTCACTAGACCCCAACCGCCAGTATTTGAACGGGTGGAAGAAGAACGCCTTTATCGCAAACAACGCCTAGCCGCGGCATTTCGGCTATTTGGTCGTTTTGGCTTTAGTGAAGGAATAGCTGGCCACATTACCGCCCGAGACCCTGAATTTACCGACCATTTTTGGGTGAATCCCTTGGGTAAGTATTTTGGTCACATCCGTGTTTCTGACTTGCTTTTAGTTGATAGAGAAGGGGAAGTTGTCAAAGGTGATGCGCCTGTGAATCGTGCCGCCTTTGCGATTCATTCCCAGGTACATGAAGCACGACCTGATATAGTTGCAGCGGCTCATGCTCATTCGCTGCATGGGAAATCTTGGTCGAGTTTGGGTCGTCTGCTTGACCCTTTAACCCAAGATGCTTGTGCTTTTTATCAAGACCATGTTTTATTTAATGACTATAAAGGTGTGGTTTTAGATACTTCTGAAGGTAGAAGAATTGCTGAAACCTTGGGAGATAAAAAAGCTGTCATCCTCAGAAATCATGGCTTTTTGACTGTGGGACAAACAGTCGACGAGGCTGCTTTTTGGTACATTTCCTTCGAGCGATCGGCTCAAGCTCAACTGTTGGCAGAAGCGGCTGGTAAACCACTGCCAATTGATCATGAAACGGCGGCTTTCACTCATGGTCAAGTGGGAACACATTCGGGCGGTTGGTTTAGTTTTCAGCCTCTCTATGACCGGATTGTGCGGGAAGAACCGGATTTATTGGAGTAG
- a CDS encoding putative MDR related permease, which translates to MGRLAIGQTGKTPVSLGLLGAAAFMVIADVRVIDPLLHIIANEFHVGVGSAAVIVSAYTIPYGLFQLVYGPLGDRIGKLKVITAALTAFAVGTALCAFVSNIALLTLLRFLTGMFAAGIIPVTLAYIGDNFPYTERQAAIGKYLSALVLGQILGGSLGGIFGEYISWRDIFLVFGIVSLAIAGLLWRGTRHFKDGNRSTERFSLATFKPYYQLLTQPTARTVIIAVFIEGFCLMGAFAYIGAFLRDRYGLPYVTIGFMLSSFGLGGLIYSRSVKWLVQRLGEIGLMGVGGWLMCVCFLAIALLHNWLLFIPFSTLMGLAFYMMHSTLQTQATELTPEARGTAVSLFAFNLFIGQGIGAAVFGRVVDNFGYVPCFIIAGITLAILATWLFKKGKQEEAARG; encoded by the coding sequence GTGGGTAGGTTAGCAATAGGGCAAACAGGTAAGACACCTGTCTCTTTAGGGCTGTTGGGTGCGGCTGCTTTTATGGTGATTGCCGATGTGCGGGTGATTGATCCATTACTGCATATTATTGCTAACGAATTTCATGTTGGTGTTGGTAGTGCGGCGGTAATTGTCTCAGCGTATACAATTCCCTATGGATTATTTCAGCTAGTTTACGGCCCGTTGGGCGATCGCATCGGTAAATTAAAAGTCATTACCGCCGCCTTAACAGCCTTTGCCGTAGGTACAGCCCTTTGTGCGTTTGTATCCAATATTGCCCTACTTACCTTACTGCGGTTTCTTACAGGAATGTTTGCCGCCGGGATTATCCCTGTCACCCTAGCTTATATCGGTGATAATTTCCCATATACAGAACGTCAAGCCGCCATTGGTAAATATTTAAGTGCGCTGGTACTTGGCCAAATTCTGGGCGGTAGTTTGGGCGGGATATTTGGGGAGTATATTAGCTGGCGCGATATCTTTTTAGTGTTTGGGATTGTTTCTTTAGCGATCGCTGGTTTACTATGGCGGGGAACGCGTCATTTTAAAGATGGCAATCGTTCTACAGAGCGATTCAGTCTGGCAACATTTAAGCCATATTACCAATTACTAACTCAACCAACTGCCCGAACGGTGATTATCGCGGTATTTATTGAAGGCTTTTGCTTGATGGGCGCATTTGCCTACATTGGTGCATTTCTCCGCGATAGATACGGCTTACCTTATGTAACCATTGGGTTTATGTTAAGTAGTTTTGGTTTGGGTGGATTAATTTATAGCCGCAGCGTTAAGTGGTTAGTGCAGCGGCTAGGTGAAATTGGACTGATGGGAGTTGGTGGCTGGTTAATGTGCGTTTGCTTTTTAGCGATCGCATTACTGCACAATTGGTTATTATTTATTCCCTTTAGCACCCTAATGGGATTGGCTTTTTATATGATGCACAGCACCCTGCAAACCCAAGCCACCGAACTTACACCAGAAGCGCGGGGTACAGCAGTCTCGTTATTTGCTTTTAACTTATTTATTGGTCAGGGAATTGGTGCAGCCGTATTTGGGAGAGTGGTAGATAATTTTGGCTATGTACCTTGTTTTATAATTGCCGGAATTACCCTTGCCATACTCGCAACTTGGTTATTTAAAAAAGGCAAACAGGAAGAAGCGGCTAGAGGTTAG
- a CDS encoding putative sulfonate transport system substrate-binding protein, with protein sequence MRPAPVLAVSVTMGDWRTRREVRGEVIRDFVFLYLRINVFTNWLRQNFILPLGCLLAATTACSEVKSTSPTTIAANPSPSEVAVSNTTQLRVAKYKGGWDLNLKLAGLDDFPYQTQFTEFTGGNLMVQAINAGAIDLASASEIPPIFAIESKASVKIIATLKGPTVGQVVLIPKNSTAKTITDLKGKKVGYVKATTAHYFLIKMLEKVGLTMKDINAIPLSIPDGLAAFRKGQLDAWATYGYSIPQAEKEGARVLESAKDILSGNFVIIASPNAIADSQKKVAIADFLCRLQKSQNWRESNLKQWSKTYATTINVDEGIVYQDAQQGQKQRRQELLPVSDAAIASQQKVADTFFQAGVIPAKVDVKQLWDSSFNEDIAKCQ encoded by the coding sequence GTGAGACCAGCCCCCGTCTTGGCGGTCTCCGTCACGATGGGGGACTGGCGAACCCGAAGGGAGGTACGCGGAGAGGTTATTAGAGATTTTGTCTTTTTATACTTAAGAATTAACGTGTTTACTAATTGGTTACGGCAGAATTTTATCTTGCCTCTGGGGTGTTTGTTAGCAGCAACAACGGCTTGCTCAGAGGTTAAGTCTACCAGTCCAACAACGATCGCAGCAAATCCTAGTCCATCTGAAGTGGCAGTATCGAATACAACTCAATTACGGGTTGCTAAGTACAAAGGTGGCTGGGATTTAAATTTAAAGTTAGCTGGACTAGATGATTTTCCATACCAAACTCAATTTACTGAGTTTACTGGCGGTAATTTGATGGTACAAGCCATCAATGCTGGTGCAATTGATTTGGCCTCAGCGAGTGAAATTCCGCCGATTTTTGCAATTGAATCGAAAGCATCTGTCAAAATTATCGCTACTCTTAAAGGGCCAACAGTTGGTCAAGTTGTACTTATACCCAAAAATTCAACAGCCAAAACCATCACTGATCTCAAGGGTAAGAAAGTAGGATACGTTAAAGCCACGACTGCCCACTACTTCCTGATTAAGATGTTGGAAAAAGTTGGGCTGACGATGAAGGATATCAATGCAATTCCTTTATCGATACCTGATGGACTAGCTGCTTTTCGTAAAGGACAGCTTGATGCTTGGGCTACCTACGGTTACTCCATCCCCCAAGCCGAAAAAGAAGGGGCGCGGGTACTGGAATCGGCCAAAGATATTTTGAGCGGTAACTTCGTGATTATTGCTTCACCAAATGCGATCGCTGATTCCCAAAAAAAAGTGGCGATCGCTGATTTCTTATGTCGTTTGCAAAAATCCCAAAACTGGCGCGAATCTAACCTCAAGCAATGGTCTAAGACCTATGCAACTACCATTAATGTCGATGAAGGTATTGTTTATCAAGATGCCCAGCAAGGTCAAAAACAGCGTCGTCAAGAATTACTCCCGGTTTCTGACGCAGCTATAGCTTCTCAACAAAAGGTTGCTGACACATTTTTCCAAGCGGGTGTAATTCCCGCAAAAGTTGATGTCAAACAACTTTGGGACAGCAGTTTTAACGAAGATATCGCTAAATGCCAGTAG
- a CDS encoding WD-repeat protein → MNIPNNSPEDLGNNLAAAERLARAIKVAGGEFSLILACCDSIAKQQQILKLLQELSSVAIQEMRLMPTDETLYTTITNTIGISQPQALMVHGLESVVAIPQMLISTNLMRDEFRKNLHFPIVLWVNNEVLSQLVWLAPDLKNWAATTIRFDISNSQLIENQAVSA, encoded by the coding sequence ATGAATATTCCTAATAACTCACCAGAAGATTTAGGCAATAATCTCGCAGCGGCCGAGAGGTTAGCAAGGGCGATTAAGGTTGCAGGGGGAGAATTTTCTTTGATATTAGCCTGTTGCGACTCTATTGCTAAACAACAGCAGATACTAAAACTTTTACAAGAATTGTCATCTGTAGCAATTCAAGAAATGAGATTAATGCCTACAGATGAAACACTTTATACAACCATCACAAATACTATCGGTATTTCGCAACCTCAAGCTTTGATGGTGCATGGTTTAGAATCTGTTGTAGCAATACCGCAAATGCTGATCAGTACAAATCTCATGCGAGATGAGTTTCGCAAAAATTTGCATTTTCCTATAGTACTGTGGGTTAATAATGAAGTTCTGAGCCAGCTAGTTTGGTTAGCGCCAGATTTAAAAAACTGGGCAGCAACTACTATTAGGTTTGATATTTCTAATAGTCAATTAATTGAAAATCAAGCAGTGAGTGCTTAA
- a CDS encoding luciferase family protein, whose amino-acid sequence MSVEFIGMIGTRDASELHSPTVSITGGSIDLGYVRNFAKVHEDGGFDRVLVGYSSTGPDGFNVVSYVAAATERLKFLLAHRPGFVSPTLAARKLATLDHFSNGRVAVHIITGGSDAEQQRDGDWLDHDTRYRRTDEYLDVVRRVWTSTEPFDYAGEFYQFKGAFSDVKPIQQPHIPIYFGGASGAAVGVGAKHSNVYAFWGEPIAAIKQRIAEVKAASPPGKDLRFSISLRPILGETEAKAWEKAHYILSRINETRRNAGIQLSPDAARPEAVGSLRLLDFAKEREIHDKRLWTPIAAATGARGNTTALVGTPEQVAESLFDYYQAGVTTILIRGFDPVEDAIAYGRDVIPLVRQEVQRQERQTAIVA is encoded by the coding sequence ATGTCTGTTGAATTTATTGGCATGATTGGTACGCGAGATGCGTCGGAATTACATAGCCCTACCGTATCAATTACAGGGGGAAGCATAGACTTAGGTTATGTTCGTAACTTTGCCAAAGTCCATGAAGATGGTGGCTTTGACCGAGTGCTGGTTGGTTATAGCTCTACAGGCCCGGATGGTTTTAATGTTGTTAGTTATGTGGCTGCTGCAACCGAAAGGCTCAAGTTTTTACTTGCTCATAGACCGGGTTTTGTGTCTCCTACTTTAGCCGCACGCAAATTAGCTACATTAGATCACTTTAGCAATGGTCGTGTTGCTGTACATATCATTACTGGCGGGAGCGATGCTGAACAACAGCGTGATGGTGACTGGCTTGATCATGATACTCGCTATCGTCGAACTGATGAATATCTTGATGTTGTGCGACGAGTTTGGACGAGTACAGAACCTTTTGATTATGCAGGGGAATTTTACCAATTCAAAGGGGCATTTTCCGACGTTAAACCCATACAGCAACCACATATTCCCATATATTTTGGCGGTGCTTCTGGTGCGGCTGTGGGTGTAGGGGCAAAACACAGTAATGTCTATGCTTTCTGGGGAGAACCCATCGCGGCGATTAAACAACGCATCGCCGAGGTAAAAGCCGCATCACCGCCAGGAAAAGATTTACGGTTTAGTATTTCCTTGCGTCCGATTTTGGGCGAAACCGAAGCAAAAGCCTGGGAGAAAGCCCATTATATTCTTTCGCGGATCAATGAAACCCGTAGGAACGCAGGTATTCAATTATCTCCTGATGCTGCACGACCTGAAGCTGTTGGTTCATTGCGCTTGCTGGATTTTGCTAAGGAAAGGGAAATTCACGATAAGCGTTTATGGACACCGATCGCAGCTGCTACTGGTGCGCGTGGTAACACTACAGCCTTAGTCGGGACTCCAGAACAGGTAGCAGAGTCATTATTTGATTACTACCAAGCGGGAGTCACAACAATCTTGATTCGTGGTTTTGACCCAGTAGAAGATGCGATCGCCTACGGTCGAGATGTGATTCCTTTGGTACGTCAAGAAGTCCAACGACAAGAACGACAAACAGCAATCGTAGCTTGA
- the recR gene encoding recombination protein RecR has translation MQRLPGVGPKSAQRLALHILKRPEAEVEALAQALVDAKKQIGLCSVCFHLSAEPVCEICRNPNRDNQTICVVADSRDVIALEKTREYKGKYHVLGGVISPMDGIGPEQLNLQPLVRRVSQQKPQEVILAISPSIEGETTTLYIGQLLKPFTKVTRIAFGLPVGGDLEYADEVTLARALEGRRELD, from the coding sequence TTGCAACGTCTGCCAGGAGTAGGCCCCAAATCAGCCCAGCGACTGGCTTTGCACATTTTGAAGCGACCAGAAGCAGAAGTAGAGGCTCTGGCGCAAGCGTTGGTTGACGCAAAAAAACAAATAGGCTTGTGTTCAGTCTGTTTTCACTTATCTGCGGAGCCAGTTTGTGAAATCTGCCGAAATCCTAACCGCGACAATCAAACTATTTGCGTCGTAGCTGATTCGCGGGATGTGATTGCGCTGGAAAAAACCCGCGAATATAAAGGTAAATATCATGTTTTAGGTGGCGTGATTTCCCCAATGGATGGAATCGGCCCAGAACAGTTGAATCTCCAACCTTTAGTGCGGCGGGTAAGTCAGCAAAAACCCCAGGAAGTGATTTTAGCAATCAGTCCGAGTATAGAAGGGGAAACCACCACACTGTATATTGGTCAACTACTGAAACCCTTTACCAAGGTGACACGAATTGCCTTTGGTTTACCTGTGGGTGGAGATTTAGAATACGCCGACGAAGTAACTTTAGCTAGAGCCTTAGAAGGACGGCGAGAGTTAGATTAG
- a CDS encoding short-chain dehydrogenase/reductase SDR: MDLKLENKSALISGSTTGIGLAIAQTLAQEGASVIVNGRTEQRVTQAVDKIKRTNPDAKVTGIVADLATKAGIEQIVTQVPQVDILINNLGIYEPKGFFEITDEDWLHILEVNLLSGVRLSRKYLQKMLEQNWGRVIFISSESGFQIPVEMIHYGVTKTAQISLARGLAEMTVGTAVTVNSVLPGPTRSEGVEEFITQMGKEKGISAREVEAEFFQKVRPSSLIQRFATNEEVATLVAYLSSPLASATNGAAVRVDGGVIRSII, translated from the coding sequence ATGGACTTGAAATTAGAAAATAAATCGGCCTTAATTAGTGGTTCGACCACAGGTATTGGTTTGGCGATTGCCCAAACTTTAGCGCAAGAAGGTGCATCAGTAATTGTCAATGGTCGCACAGAACAACGAGTTACCCAAGCAGTTGATAAAATCAAACGTACCAATCCTGACGCGAAAGTTACTGGAATTGTTGCTGATTTAGCGACCAAAGCAGGCATTGAGCAAATTGTTACCCAGGTTCCGCAAGTTGATATTCTCATCAACAATCTGGGAATCTACGAGCCGAAAGGATTTTTCGAGATTACTGACGAAGATTGGCTGCATATATTGGAAGTGAACTTACTTAGCGGAGTTCGTTTGAGTCGCAAATATCTACAAAAGATGCTAGAGCAAAACTGGGGACGAGTAATTTTTATCTCCAGTGAATCAGGTTTTCAAATCCCCGTAGAAATGATTCACTACGGTGTGACTAAAACTGCTCAAATTTCCCTAGCACGCGGTTTAGCAGAAATGACTGTCGGTACAGCAGTTACAGTCAACTCTGTCTTACCAGGGCCAACCCGTTCCGAAGGCGTTGAAGAATTTATCACCCAGATGGGAAAAGAAAAGGGAATCAGCGCCAGGGAAGTTGAGGCGGAATTTTTTCAAAAAGTACGTCCAAGTTCTCTTATCCAACGCTTTGCAACTAACGAAGAAGTCGCCACACTTGTCGCTTATCTTTCCAGTCCCCTTGCTTCTGCAACTAATGGTGCGGCTGTGCGGGTTGATGGCGGCGTAATTCGCTCGATTATTTAG